In Fibrobacter sp., the DNA window CAGCCACAAATTTTATAAGAAAAGCATTGAGAGAAACCCTCTTCTCCCTTCCCTCATTCAATTCACTGCGGGCAGCAATCATCCTGTCCACACAAACAGAAACTGTAAGATAGTAATGAGGTGCACTGAATTTCGATTCAGAAAGCCTCTTTGCAATGATACTTCGCATCTGAGAAACAGCTATCGACTCATCAGCTTTTTTGACAGGCGCTTCAACCGCTCCGCCCACAGCCGCCCGCTCTACATCCTCTTTAACTATCCTGCCCCGCGGTCCACTCCCCCTTACCGTCCTCAGATCGATCCGCTTCTGCCTGGCTATTTCCCGGGCCAGGGGTGATGCCCTCATTGTTACCATTTCCGGTTCCCTGACCTCCGGCGGCTCCCGCTCCAAAGAGGGCACTCTCTCCTCCTCCTTGCGAGGCGGCGGAGGAGTCAGCTCCCTTTTTTCTTTCTCCTTAGAAACTTTCTCCTTTCCCTTGCCCGAAATCTGCTTTAGTAAAGATGATATATCCTCTCCAGCCTCACCAGCCACAGCTATAGGATCACCCACCCTGACACTCGACCCCTCAGGAGCCACTATCTTAAGCAGCACACCCTCGGTAGTCGATTCATAATCCATGGTGGCCTTGTCTGTCTCTACCTCACAAAGCAAATCACCGACACCGAACTCCTCCCCCTCCTTTTTATGCCAGGAAGTGATTGTACCAGTCTCCATAGTAG includes these proteins:
- a CDS encoding 2-oxo acid dehydrogenase subunit E2, which gives rise to TMETGTITSWHKKEGEEFGVGDLLCEVETDKATMDYESTTEGVLLKIVAPEGSSVRVGDPIAVAGEAGEDISSLLKQISGKGKEKVSKEKEKRELTPPPPRKEEERVPSLEREPPEVREPEMVTMRASPLAREIARQKRIDLRTVRGSGPRGRIVKEDVERAAVGGAVEAPVKKADESIAVSQMRSIIAKRLSESKFSAPHYYLTVSVCVDRMIAARSELNEGREKRVSLNAFLIKFVAEALKRNPVVNSTWAGDEIIRHHSQDIGIAVALEDGLITPVVRDCGSMGIIDIDAELRELVKRSREGRLTPEEYTGATFTISNLGSYGVRQFTAIINPPGSSILAVGEIFKELSADGSGVKSMMLLTLSNDHRVIDGAVAARFASDLKKIMENPVTVLY